Genomic segment of Mastomys coucha isolate ucsf_1 unplaced genomic scaffold, UCSF_Mcou_1 pScaffold23, whole genome shotgun sequence:
GGGTACTAAGGGAGTTTAAGGTGGCCTGGCCAGGTGTAAGCACAACACTGCACCTGGCTCTTAAAGGCCGCTTGCTGGGAGGGGAACCATGTAAGACTTTGTAAATTGGGAGCAGAGTTTGGAATGGTAAGGCTACAAAATGGATACCCCCTCTCTGGTATCTTGGGTACCCTCTGGTGGCTTTGGGGGACCTAGCAACTTCAGGAGGGGAGTGTTCTGATACAACTGCTGAGTAGTGATGGCAAGCAAGCTTCTGTACCGACTCAGTACAGGGTCCTGCACCTACCCGGCCTTGTTTCCAAGTCAGATATTACCCTGCCTGCAGGTAACTTGTTCTGCCCAcaaaagcactaactgctcttccagaggtcccaagttcaattcccagcaaccacagggtggctcacaaccatctgtaatgggatctgatgcattcttctagtgtgtgtctgataACTTATTTAAAAGTACTTGGAAGCTGCTGGCAAGTACAAGTTTTCAGGACTTCCTCTGGCTCATCCTGATTGCAGGATTCCTCTTGGCAGTGGCCTGGCCCCCAGCTGTAGTCTTCTGTGCAGATAGCAGTCAGCAACCTGTTCTATGCACTAACACTGCCTCCTCTGGCTGCCTATTTCTACCCTCCTCAAAACTGGAGCTTCAGCGATGTGGCATGCTGCCTGGAGCAATTTGTCTCCACCTGCAAGGTACTCAGTGACATCTTTAGCACCTTTATCAGCCTCAGCTGATACATGGTGATTGTGGACACCTTCTTTACAGACACCTGCAACCCAAACACACCTGGGCTGTCAGTGTTGCCAGCTGGGTCATGGCCATCCTGTGTGCTGCCCCCATGCTTACTTTCTCCTACCAGAAACTGCCTCAACAGACTTGCGGTAATGGCAATCTTAACGCCTGTGTTAAGAACGGAGGAGAGCCAGCCAGAGGTCTTCAGAACCTACAGCTTGATCCTGGCAGGCATAGGTGGCTTCCTGCCCCTGCTGCTCACACTAATGGCCTACAATTTCCTGGGGCTTGTGCTACACAACCACGGCACGACCACAGCCCAGAAGCTGCATGCTGCTGGTGACCAGCAGTGTGGCTCTCCATGCCTGCTCTTATGTGCCCTACCACCTCACACAAGTGCTGAATGCAGATGCCAAGTTGTGCTGGATGGCTGGCTACCCCTGCTTCTCCAATAAGATGCAGGCTGAACAAGAGCTGGGGCCCTTCTTTGGAGACCTGACAACATGCATCCTTATGCCCTTGGCCACATGCTTGGCCCCTTGCTCTCCATGGCCAGCTACAGCCACACACACCCCCAGCCCTCCAGAGGGAGACCCATGAAAACAAGCAGGACACAGTGTATTTAGAGTATGTTTACTGGAAGCTTTCTGTCCCTGAGGATCTGGACGACAGCAGCAGGTAGCAGATGTCTTATTAATTCGTTGATGGcctggaaagagggagggaggtggtaAGGATGCAGGTGGGGACTCATGATCCTGGACATTATCTGAGACTGTACTCACACACCAGGGAACCCCTGGCCTTGCCTGCTTAGGACCAATAGCATCATGCCTGGCAAGGTGTTTCTCAGAGAATAAAGGACCTTCCTTCAGACAGGTCTGGCAACCACAGAACTGAGCTAGGGAGAATGTGGAAAGGGGTAGGAGGGTTCTTACTTGGCCCACTCGACATTGAGGATAAGATGGTCGTAGCCAAAGCCAGACACCCCTGCAATGGCACGTGCAGCATCCTCCCGGCGGTGAAAGCTGATAAAAGCAAAACCCTGTGGGCCAGGGACATGGAGGTGGTTAAGAAGTGGGTCACGGGACCCTTTCTCTCCAGCTACTCACTCCTCAGCCCACCTCACCCACCTTTGACTGCCCAGTGGTCTTGTCCTTGGCCAAGTAGATTCGGGAGATGGAGCCAAAAGGCCGGAAGAGTTCCTGCAAGTCAGTCTCACGAGTGTCCTCAGACAGGTTAGTGACACGGATGGTGGCATTGTCGTCAGCTttgtgggcagggcagggcagggagaggTAGCAATGAGAAGATGCCATAGCTGGACCCCATGCCCACAATGCAGGCGTAATTACAGAGTATCTAGTTATCCACTTGCCACCCGGGTCTTCCTGCTCTCCTCACCTCTGCGGTTTGGCTGCATAGACTCCCCACGGCGGCTGGCTCCGTCCCGGAGACTAGGGGGCACATACTTCCCTGTCTTGTTCTGGGCAGCCTGCACGGGCTCCAGCTCTGGAAAGCAGCAGACATAAGGATTACTCAGCCCCAGACCCCAGGTGTGGACACCCAGACATCTCCAGGAAGCTACCACCCTTCAACGTCTCTACGGACGGACGACGTGAGCAAAATGAACAGCCACAGGACATCCACAGCCCAGCACTGCAGAGCCCCACAAGCTAGAGCATAGCAGCCTGGCAGCACCCAGACTATAGGCACACAGTGAGACAGTGAGCAGTAAAGCTCTGTCCCAGTCACAGGACACCACATTACAGCCAACTGAGCCCAGCACACGCATGGGCGTGGCCTGAAtagatgtgcacatacatacatatatacatgcacatccaAATTAGAGTCACACATCAGAGTGACCATGCCTGAAGCCACTCAAACTCAGCCATAGGTAATGTAGGGAAGGAGAACAGTGAGGCCCTCCCAGgtgccccacacccacacctcctggcagtttctccttctccccaGTAGACAGGCCCAGTTGCTCAGCCAGCTCCTTCTGCATGGGTCCTAGTGTGTCCTTGTAGGGGCAACGGGTGGTCCAATGGTCGCCCTTGCAAATGCGGCAAGACACAATCTTCTGGCCCTTGAGCTTGTTCATtgggtcctcctcctcctgacaGTTTAGGTCCTGGTGGGAAACAGGGGGGGACAGCTCAGAGGGGGCTGCCGTGTCCTGCCCACACCACCCCCGCTGCGTTTCTCAAGCTCCAGCTTCACCCTGCTCACCTCTTTGCTAGTGATGAATGTCATGGAGACGTCATCACTGACTGTAGTAGTGGCCACATTGGGCCCCGGTGGGTCAAACTCTGAGTTGCCAAACTTCTTCCAATTCTGGGCTCCCAAAAAACAATGGGAAGAAGtgaggaaaagacaggaagatcttgCAGTGGGTACCCCAGACGGACAACCATTCTGGGGCCTTGAATCCTATGATCTAGTCTCCCTAGAGGCCTTCTGTGTGATAACAGTGACAATACGCATTTCCTAAACTAGACACGGTGGTACACAACTGTCGCCCCAACACTTGCCTGGTGCAAACAGGAGATCCTGAGCTGCAGGTCATCCTCAGCTCAAAACCACAGGctcaaaaccagcctgagctatatgaggtcctatctaaataaataaataaaaccgtGCTGGTGTGATAGCTCAGTGTGACAAAGTGCAGTATACTTTGTAACTCTCGTATAAAAAGTTGAGTATAGGGCTCAATTGTGCCACTGGCAGTTTCTGGGCAGGTCCATGGGCCAGctcccatcaggaatgaaggaaggatCACCCAGATCTTAGGAACCCTGAGCTAGTTAAACCTGAAACTCATTTCCTTCCTGTAAAATGGAAACCACAAAGCTTCCTGCCTCGCTAAGAAGAGACTGAGAAGTCATGTCTTGCTGAGTGGCTGGCATGGAACAATGCTCTCAAGTGCTGCCGTCCTTCCTCCACAAGCCCTCACCCCTCAAAAACAGAGGCTGCTGGCTTCTTCACGTAGATGGGTCAAAGGACAAAGAGTCTAGGTCAggattcaggaggctgaggcagaagcattTAGAATGAAGGCTAGAGCACCTCAAAAATAacaagccaggaagtggtggcactgCCATTAATCCTAtggcttgggaggcaaaggcatgtggatctgagtttgaggccagcctggtctacagagagagttcaggaaacctagggctacacagagaaacctgtctagaaaaaacaaacaataaaactcaAGAGAGCTGGGTATGTCTCAGTACAGTATCTGTCACGAGAGTGCCCATCAGAGTTTGATCCCAAACACCCACAATGGAAAACTGTGCACAGAAGCATGTATTCCCAGTGTAGGCCAGATGTGAAGTAGAGACAGCAGGACCCCTGGGGGTTAGTGTCCAGCAAGCCTAGTCTAGTTCCTAATATGGAGAGACCATCTCAAACCAAAAGTGTAATGTGCTGTGTGCTGGGGGAATGATactgtgcacacccacacacaaaaggagaataataaaaaaataaaaaataaaagtgagtaaagtattttcaaaaatcTAACCTCATCTACTCCTGGGCCCTAAACTTTCAAGGCCTAACACTAAAACTGTATTCAACATCAACAAAAAGGGGATCCCAACTCCTAGGGAacacctccaacccccaaatgCATTAGAATCTCACCTTTCTCCTTGCCACAGCCTTTGATGCCTTCCGGGTCTCAATCCTGAAGGTTCTGACAATCTGAAGATGGAAAAGAGTACTTCCAGAGTCTCAGGCCCTGCCTCAGCCATCCAAAGCACTGATAGCATCCCCTCACCACCGATCTGACCCCTGAACACAAAAGCACTGAGCATATGCGCCTACTTCAACCTCACCTTGAActtcttcccatcttcctctATCTTGTACTCAGTCACCGTCTTTATGTTCCCATTGATGACTTCCTTGGGAGGTGGCAGTGGGTCTGGAGGAAGATGACAGAAACTGACTCCCGGGTAATGGGGACTGGCTGAAAAGCAGGCTTGAGAGtcggaagggagaagagagaagacagggatGGACGTCGCTCACCTCCGGGCAGTAACTCGGGCTCTGGACTGGTGTCACCGGTGGGCAGAGGGATTCCTTTCAGGAGCTCGCTGGTGACACACTTGTCTGCCAGAGGGGATTCGCGGAGGAAGGTAAAGTGAGACACAGGGCTGGGACTTTCAAGCcagcgtgcgtgcgtgcgtgcgtgcgtgtgtgtgtgtgtgtgtgtgggggggtgtctttGAGGGTTGCAGCGGGGCACAGGGCAGGGCGAGCGGCCCGCGCACAAGCACTCAccgtcctctccctcctcttccacctGGTCGGCCCAGCTGGGCTTCGAGCTGCGGGGACAGGAGATGGGTGAGCGGGTCCCGGCTTCCGCGCCGCCCAGACCACCACACAGCCCAGAGCCGCCCCCTCACAGCCTCTCTGGCGACCCCGCCGCCACCCCACACTTACTCAAAGTCGCCAGTCGGCATCTCGAAGTCTAACTCCACGCAGCTCCCAGCCCGGGTAAAGACCGGAAGCCTGGGTAAAAGAGGCTTCCGGTGTCGTGGCCGCAGCCTAGAGAGTCTAGACTGCGGTGATCACAGCGCCTCCCTGCGGGCAAAGGTGGACACGCGCACCGCTGAGATCCAACCTGGAAAAGGGGTCCGGAAAAGAGCTTCGaagaactttttgttgttgttgttgttgttttggagtttttgttttgttttgttttgtttttttttcgagacagggtttctctgtttagccctggctgtcctggaactcactctgtagaccaggctggcctcaaattcagaaatcctcctgcttctacctcccaagtgctgggattaaaggcgtgcgccaccactgcccagccttttttaaaatttgtttttcctcttttgggTGATGGGGCTAGAAGTCAGTGTCTCACTCTATAGCTAGGATATCCAGTAACTCcccacaatcctcctgtctcaactccAAAAGGCTGAAATTACAGGCTCATGAGCATTAttcccagggtggccttgaacacGAGACTGTCCTAAAACTCTTGATGtaccccagctggccttgaattcattgcAGTCTTTCCACTTCACTCTCGTAAGTGCTGGGAATACGAACATGAGACCACCACACCTGAAACTCTCCCCTTTCCTGGAAGATTAGTTTTCAGCCACCAGTAATCCCAATGCTAGAGGTGGAAACTGGAAGAAAATCATGAGTTAAAGGCCATCTTTAACTACCTCTTCgattccaggctagcctgtgctacatgagattctgtctccaaaactgGAACCCTGGGGTCTTGCTTTGTTCCCTAGGCTTGCCCCTGAACTCCTGAATGCAAGCAATTCACAAATAGCTGGAACTATAATTGTATGCCAACAAGCATGGCTGAAAAGCACATGTATCTAGAATGC
This window contains:
- the Eif3g gene encoding eukaryotic translation initiation factor 3 subunit G, with the translated sequence MPTGDFDSKPSWADQVEEEGEDDKCVTSELLKGIPLPTGDTSPEPELLPGDPLPPPKEVINGNIKTVTEYKIEEDGKKFKIVRTFRIETRKASKAVARRKNWKKFGNSEFDPPGPNVATTTVSDDVSMTFITSKEDLNCQEEEDPMNKLKGQKIVSCRICKGDHWTTRCPYKDTLGPMQKELAEQLGLSTGEKEKLPGELEPVQAAQNKTGKYVPPSLRDGASRRGESMQPNRRADDNATIRVTNLSEDTRETDLQELFRPFGSISRIYLAKDKTTGQSKGFAFISFHRREDAARAIAGVSGFGYDHLILNVEWAKPSTN